The sequence GTTGACGCTGTTCGCCGCCCAGGCGGCGACCGCGATCGCCAACGCCCGCGCGCACCGTGAGGAGCGCAGGGCGCGCGCGGATCTGGAGACGCTCATCGAGACCTCGCCGGTAGGGGTGGTGGTATTCGATGGGCCAGCATTTGCCATTCCGTGCGGATCTGTTGTGACCATTGAAGTTACGGGATTCGGGCGTCGATTTCCCGCCGTTCGGTTCCCGCCGACCGAATTTCAGCCCCGCGCCCTCCGGCGGCTCCGGATCGCCTGCCTGAGTTGGGCCTCGTCGGGCTGCTGATAACAGCGCAGCACCGTCTTGGCCGCCTTCCAGCCTCCGAGTTCGCAGAGCACCTTCAGCGGCAGGTCCATCAGGTCGCTGGCGAACTTCCGCCGCAGCGAATGCCAGCCTCTCCCTCGCTTCGGCTCCAGTCCCGCGAGCTGCTCCGCCCGCTTCCACCAGAAGCGGGTCTGCGGGAAGCCCACGCACTCCGAGGGATTCCGGGTCGCGGGCAACACCGGCGCGTCCGCGATCCCGTCGCTCATCGCCCGCGCCTCCTCCAAGGCGGCCAACGCCTCTTCGGTCAAGGGCGTCGTGTGCTCGTAGCCCGTCTTCTCGTGCTGCGCCCGCCAGCGGATGGTCTCTCCGTCGAAGTCCACATCGGACCACAGCAGGTTGCGAACCGCGCCGATCCGGTGCCCGGTCTCGTGCGCGAGCACGAGCGCGACGTGGAACCGCCAGTCCAACCGCCGCGAGACCCCGAGCAGCGCCTGATACTCCTCCTCGGTGAGAACAACCCGGGT is a genomic window of Gammaproteobacteria bacterium containing:
- a CDS encoding site-specific integrase, whose protein sequence is TRVVLTEEEYQALLGVSRRLDWRFHVALVLAHETGHRIGAVRNLLWSDVDFDGETIRWRAQHEKTGYEHTTPLTEEALAALEEARAMSDGIADAPVLPATRNPSECVGFPQTRFWWKRAEQLAGLEPKRGRGWHSLRRKFASDLMDLPLKVLCELGGWKAAKTVLRCYQQPDEAQLRQAIRSRRRARG